The following are encoded in a window of Sminthopsis crassicaudata isolate SCR6 chromosome 5, ASM4859323v1, whole genome shotgun sequence genomic DNA:
- the NME6 gene encoding nucleoside diphosphate kinase 6: protein MAALGRGGAGLLQLTLALIKPDAVAHPLILEAIHQQILSSQLLIVRVRDLAWRREECQRFYQEHAGRFFYQRLVEFMASGPIRAYILAHEDAIQLWRSLMGPTKVFRARFVAPDSIRGRFGLTDTRNTTHGSDSVASARREIATFFPDFDERRWYQDEEPGLRSGPVYYDPEGGIHCPRPAAPASDLA, encoded by the exons ATGGCGGCGCTGGGGCGAGGGGGGGCCGGCCTGCTGCAGCTCACCCTGGCTCTGATCAAGCCGGACGCCGTGGCCCATCCCCTGATCCTGGAG GCCATTCACCAGCAGATCCTGAGCAGTCAGCTCCTCATCGTGCGTGTGCGCGATCTGGCCTGGAGGCGGGAGGAGTGCCAGAGGTTTTACCAGGAGCACGCAG GGCGCTTTTTCTACCAGCGGTTGGTGGAGTTCATGGCCAG TGGCCCCATTCGGGCCTACATCCTGGCTCACGAGGACGCCATTCAGCTGTGGAGGAGCTTGATGGGACCAACCAAAGTGTTCCGAGCCCGCTTCGTGGCCCCGGACTCCATCCGCGGGCGCTTCGGCCTCACGGACACGCGCAACACCACCCACGGCTCAG ACTCAGTGGCCTCTGCCCGCAGAGAGATCGCCACCTTCTTCCCCGACTTCGATGAGCGTCGCTGGTACCAGGACGAGGAGCCCGGCCTGCGCTCCGGCCCCGTGTACTATGACCCCGAGGGAGGCATTCACTGCCCCCGTCCGGCGGCCCCTGCCAGTGACCTGGCCTGA